The Methylobacterium sp. PvR107 genome contains a region encoding:
- a CDS encoding ParB/RepB/Spo0J family partition protein has translation MAEEGARPRLGRGLAALIGDFGDTGQAAAAKVEAQRKVAVEFLRPNPRNPRRSFSETELSELATSIGQRGIIQPIVARPIGDVPGTFEIVAGERRWRAAQRAGLDEVPVVVVEIDDRASLEFAILENVQRSDLNPIEEASGYERLMQDFSYTQKELAEILGKSRSHLANTLRLLNLPPTVQARVTEGELTAGHARALLAVRDPEALARRVVAEGLSVRDVEAIASAEAEPTEAPRPGRPRLSAERAAPVRDLELRIHRALGVPVSYRPKDESSGEIRIRYETQDELQGLLNRFRVSDG, from the coding sequence ATGGCGGAGGAGGGGGCAAGACCCCGACTGGGGCGCGGGCTCGCGGCGCTGATCGGTGATTTCGGCGATACCGGGCAGGCCGCCGCCGCGAAGGTGGAGGCGCAGCGCAAGGTTGCGGTGGAGTTCCTGCGGCCGAACCCGCGCAACCCGCGCCGGAGCTTCAGCGAGACGGAGCTGTCCGAGCTGGCGACCTCGATCGGCCAGCGCGGCATCATCCAGCCGATCGTGGCGCGGCCGATCGGTGACGTGCCCGGCACGTTCGAGATCGTCGCCGGCGAGCGCCGCTGGCGGGCGGCCCAGAGGGCCGGGCTCGACGAGGTGCCGGTGGTGGTGGTCGAGATCGACGACCGCGCCTCGCTGGAATTCGCCATCCTGGAGAACGTCCAGCGCAGCGACCTCAATCCGATCGAGGAGGCGTCGGGCTACGAGCGCCTGATGCAGGACTTCTCATACACCCAGAAGGAGCTGGCCGAGATCCTCGGCAAGAGCCGGAGCCACCTCGCCAACACCCTCCGCCTGCTCAATCTGCCGCCCACCGTGCAGGCGCGCGTGACCGAGGGCGAGCTGACCGCCGGCCATGCGCGGGCGCTGCTCGCGGTGCGGGATCCGGAGGCTCTGGCCCGCCGGGTCGTGGCGGAGGGCCTGTCGGTCCGGGACGTGGAGGCGATCGCGTCCGCCGAAGCCGAGCCGACCGAGGCGCCCCGCCCCGGCCGCCCGCGCCTCTCCGCGGAGCGCGCCGCCCCGGTGCGGGATCTCGAATTGCGGATCCACCGGGCGCTCGGCGTCCCGGTCTCGTACCGGCCGAAGGACGAATCCTCGGGCGAGATCCGCATCCGGTACGAGACCCAGGACGAGCTCCAGGGGCTGCTCAACCGCTTCCGGGTGTCGGACGGCTGA
- the holA gene encoding DNA polymerase III subunit delta, with amino-acid sequence MTAVKAGEIEGLIRRGPDPRIPVILVYGPDTGLVTERARKLAEDFVTDPADPFALVRIDGDTLASDPGRLCDEAGTMGLFGGRRSIWVRPGTRNYAPAVEALLGATVADARIVVEAGDLAKNNPLRALCERSAKALAIPCYADDERTLSDLIERTLQERGLRIDRAAREVLVRSLGGDRRASLMEIEKLALYAAGAGTVTLDHVEAVTSDVAASVLNTLIDAAFDGRRDAVERDYRRFRHEGLDPGVVLGSALRHALTLLTTRLDNPDKTPAMMVAAWRGLHFKRKASIEGQLGAWPAGTLRQAVAALQAAVLACRRAEPELAHALASAALLRVAEAGARRRR; translated from the coding sequence GTGACCGCGGTCAAGGCCGGCGAGATCGAGGGGCTGATCCGGCGCGGGCCCGATCCGCGCATCCCGGTGATCCTCGTCTACGGGCCGGATACCGGCCTCGTCACCGAGCGCGCCCGCAAGCTCGCCGAGGATTTCGTCACCGACCCGGCCGACCCCTTCGCCCTGGTGCGGATCGACGGCGACACCCTCGCCTCCGACCCGGGCCGGCTCTGCGACGAGGCGGGCACGATGGGCCTGTTCGGCGGCCGGCGGTCGATCTGGGTCCGGCCCGGCACCCGCAACTACGCGCCCGCGGTCGAGGCGCTGCTGGGCGCGACCGTCGCCGACGCCCGCATCGTCGTGGAGGCGGGTGACCTCGCCAAGAACAACCCGCTGCGCGCCCTGTGCGAGCGCTCGGCCAAAGCGCTGGCGATCCCCTGCTACGCCGACGACGAGCGCACCCTCTCGGACCTGATCGAGCGCACCCTTCAGGAGCGCGGCCTGCGCATCGACCGCGCCGCCCGCGAGGTCCTGGTCCGGAGCCTCGGCGGCGACCGCCGGGCCAGCCTGATGGAGATCGAGAAGCTCGCCCTGTACGCGGCCGGGGCGGGCACCGTGACCCTCGACCATGTCGAGGCCGTCACCAGCGACGTGGCCGCCAGCGTGCTCAACACCCTGATCGACGCGGCCTTCGACGGCCGCCGCGATGCGGTCGAGCGCGATTACCGGCGCTTCCGGCACGAGGGCCTCGATCCGGGCGTGGTGCTCGGCTCGGCGCTGCGGCACGCGCTGACGCTGCTCACCACCCGCCTCGACAATCCCGACAAGACGCCGGCGATGATGGTGGCGGCGTGGCGCGGCCTGCATTTCAAGCGCAAGGCCAGCATCGAGGGCCAGCTCGGCGCATGGCCCGCCGGCACCCTGCGGCAGGCCGTGGCGGCCCTCCAGGCGGCCGTCCTGGCCTGCCGGCGGGCCGAGCCGGAGCTGGCCCACGCGCTGGCCTCCGCGGCCCTGCTGCGCGTCGCCGAGGCCGGGGCGCGCCGTCGGCGGTAG
- a CDS encoding TonB-dependent siderophore receptor, producing the protein MRSVRLTVLLASTALTGSALAQEAKVQLNEISVEAAGPSPAAAAVSGAGGNVSGGDGNSSATSGGGGGPSGITGYVARVSPAATKTNTALIETPQSVSVVTREQLNDRNVQSVNEALAYTPGVSSNVFGFDPRFDAFYIRGFAATNNGVFRDGLRQPGVGQAVARIEPYGTEALTILRGPSSGLYGLGSPGGIVDITSKRPVFVPFGEVWFQGGNFDRTQGNFDIGSPIEGSDGTLAFRLTGAFREANTFLPSGSDNRFTIAPALTWKPSADTTVTLLTEFQHSKAPGTSAFYTAPGFVITRLYQGDAAFNALNQDSYRIGYAFEHRFSDDLIFRQNVRYQNIDSHLAYTQIDSVTGLSAQRENGLIHDRLGYVAVDNQLEAHLVTGPVSHTLLAGVDYLHYDYRRDAGFGLIPDLNLAGVGDFSTFRSRTFVPRPALASASEQAQDQIGLYIQEQAKFDRFVLTLTGRQDFVSQSTRAGTPGSLGAARSQDDSAFTGRAGLNYLLAPGLVPYASYATTFTPQLGVDINGRPFKAATGDQIEAGVKYALPDTNITGSFAGFDIVQSSVLQTDPTNVANQVASGSVQSKGFEAELTANVAPGTNLTVAYTHLDLRYRNATFPGTTQSISGNAVSGIPGDTFAAFGTYQFPPASPLRGLQIGGGIRYTSTSFADDLNTVRNPTVTQFDALVAYDFAALDPKYKGFRAQINAFNIFDRNYDTCQSGFCYRGAPATVIGSLIYRW; encoded by the coding sequence ATGCGTTCGGTCCGCCTCACGGTTCTTCTCGCCTCGACGGCGCTCACCGGCTCCGCCCTCGCCCAGGAGGCGAAGGTGCAGCTCAACGAGATCTCCGTGGAGGCCGCGGGCCCCAGCCCGGCCGCCGCGGCCGTCTCCGGCGCGGGCGGCAATGTCAGCGGCGGCGACGGCAACAGCTCGGCCACCAGCGGCGGCGGCGGCGGGCCCTCGGGGATCACCGGCTATGTCGCCCGGGTCAGCCCCGCCGCCACCAAGACCAACACCGCGCTGATCGAGACCCCGCAATCGGTGTCGGTCGTCACCCGCGAGCAGCTCAACGACCGCAACGTCCAGAGCGTCAACGAGGCTCTGGCCTACACGCCGGGCGTGTCGAGCAACGTGTTCGGCTTCGATCCGCGCTTCGACGCCTTCTACATCCGCGGCTTCGCCGCGACGAACAACGGCGTCTTCCGCGATGGCCTGCGCCAGCCCGGCGTCGGGCAGGCGGTGGCCCGGATCGAGCCCTACGGAACCGAGGCGCTGACCATCCTGCGCGGACCGTCCTCCGGACTCTACGGGCTCGGCTCGCCGGGCGGCATCGTCGACATCACCTCGAAGCGGCCGGTCTTCGTGCCCTTCGGCGAGGTCTGGTTCCAGGGCGGCAATTTCGACCGCACCCAGGGCAATTTCGACATCGGCAGCCCGATCGAGGGCTCGGACGGCACCCTCGCCTTCCGGCTGACCGGCGCGTTCCGCGAGGCGAACACGTTCCTGCCGAGCGGCAGCGACAACCGCTTCACCATCGCGCCGGCGCTGACCTGGAAGCCCTCGGCCGACACCACCGTCACGCTGCTCACCGAGTTCCAGCACTCCAAGGCGCCCGGCACCTCGGCCTTCTACACCGCGCCGGGCTTCGTCATCACCCGCCTCTACCAGGGCGACGCGGCCTTCAACGCCCTGAACCAGGATTCCTACCGGATCGGCTACGCCTTCGAGCACCGGTTCTCGGACGACCTGATCTTCCGCCAGAATGTCCGCTACCAGAACATCGACAGCCATCTCGCCTACACGCAGATCGACAGCGTCACCGGCCTCTCGGCCCAGCGCGAGAATGGGCTGATCCACGACCGGCTCGGCTACGTGGCAGTCGACAACCAGCTCGAGGCGCATCTCGTCACCGGCCCGGTGAGCCACACCCTGCTCGCCGGCGTCGATTACCTCCACTACGATTACCGGCGCGATGCCGGTTTCGGCCTGATCCCGGACCTCAACCTCGCGGGCGTCGGCGACTTCTCGACCTTCCGCTCCCGCACCTTCGTGCCCCGCCCGGCCCTCGCCTCGGCCTCCGAGCAGGCGCAGGACCAGATCGGCCTCTACATCCAGGAGCAGGCGAAGTTCGACCGCTTCGTCCTGACGCTGACCGGCCGCCAGGATTTCGTCAGCCAGTCCACCCGCGCCGGCACGCCGGGCAGCCTCGGCGCGGCGCGGAGCCAGGACGATTCCGCCTTCACGGGCCGCGCCGGCCTCAACTACCTGCTGGCGCCGGGGCTGGTGCCCTACGCGAGCTACGCCACGACCTTCACACCGCAGCTCGGCGTCGACATCAACGGCCGCCCGTTCAAGGCCGCCACCGGCGACCAGATCGAGGCCGGCGTGAAATACGCCCTCCCCGACACCAACATCACCGGAAGTTTTGCCGGCTTCGATATCGTGCAGTCGAGCGTCCTGCAGACCGACCCGACCAACGTCGCCAATCAGGTCGCCTCCGGGTCGGTCCAGTCCAAGGGCTTCGAGGCGGAGCTGACCGCCAATGTCGCGCCCGGCACGAACCTGACCGTCGCCTACACGCATCTCGACCTGCGCTATCGCAACGCGACCTTCCCGGGCACGACCCAGTCGATCAGCGGCAATGCCGTCTCGGGCATCCCGGGCGACACCTTCGCGGCCTTCGGGACCTATCAATTCCCGCCCGCCTCGCCGCTGCGCGGCCTGCAGATCGGCGGCGGCATCCGCTACACGAGCACGAGCTTCGCCGACGACCTCAACACCGTGCGCAACCCGACGGTGACGCAGTTCGACGCCCTAGTCGCCTACGATTTCGCCGCGCTGGACCCGAAGTACAAGGGCTTCCGGGCGCAGATCAACGCGTTCAACATCTTCGACCGCAACTACGACACGTGCCAGTCGGGCTTCTGCTACCGCGGCGCGCCCGCCACCGTGATCGGTAGCCTGATCTACCGCTGGTAG
- a CDS encoding AEC family transporter produces MLSTLPVVLPIFALIFAGWLARRIGVLGAAATTELNRFVVFLALPALLFDVTAHAHWSAIWKPGFIGAFGLSSLAIFALTVLIRRGEGRPLADAALDGLNAGYANTGFMGFPLALVAFGPEALAPTTVATILTVCAVFAVAIVLIETGLRGEAAATGQGGARLPVWRTVGGSLLRNPLLVAPALGALVPSLGLALPAPLETFLKLLGGAASPCALVALGLFLAQKRRRQSGQGRVAGLLVGLKLAAHPLLAYGLGRYLFDLPPLLLHVAVLMAALPTGTGPFMLAEFYRREADLTATVVLVSTVLAVLTVSGYLATL; encoded by the coding sequence ATGCTCTCGACCCTCCCGGTCGTGCTGCCGATCTTCGCGCTGATCTTCGCCGGCTGGCTGGCCCGGCGGATCGGCGTGCTCGGCGCCGCCGCCACCACCGAGCTCAACCGGTTCGTGGTCTTCCTGGCGCTGCCGGCGCTGCTGTTCGACGTCACCGCCCACGCCCATTGGAGCGCCATCTGGAAGCCCGGCTTCATCGGCGCCTTCGGGCTCAGCAGCCTCGCGATCTTCGCGCTCACGGTGCTGATCCGGCGGGGGGAGGGGCGTCCGCTCGCCGATGCCGCCCTGGACGGGCTCAATGCCGGCTACGCCAATACCGGCTTCATGGGCTTCCCCCTGGCGCTCGTGGCCTTCGGGCCCGAGGCGCTGGCCCCGACCACGGTGGCGACGATCCTCACGGTCTGCGCCGTCTTCGCGGTGGCGATCGTGCTGATCGAGACCGGGCTGCGGGGCGAGGCGGCCGCGACCGGACAGGGCGGCGCCCGCCTCCCGGTCTGGCGCACGGTCGGCGGCTCGCTGCTGCGCAACCCGCTCCTGGTGGCGCCGGCTTTGGGCGCCCTGGTGCCGAGCCTGGGGCTCGCCCTGCCGGCGCCGCTGGAGACCTTCCTGAAGCTCCTCGGCGGCGCGGCCTCGCCCTGCGCGCTGGTGGCCCTCGGCCTGTTCCTGGCCCAGAAGCGCCGGCGGCAGAGCGGGCAGGGGCGGGTGGCGGGGCTCCTCGTCGGGCTGAAGCTCGCCGCCCATCCGCTGCTGGCCTACGGGCTCGGCCGCTACCTGTTCGACCTGCCGCCGCTCCTGCTGCACGTGGCGGTGCTGATGGCGGCGCTGCCCACCGGGACCGGGCCGTTCATGCTGGCCGAGTTCTACCGGCGCGAGGCCGACCTGACCGCCACGGTGGTGCTGGTCTCGACGGTGCTGGCGGTGCTGACGGTCTCGGGCTACCTGGCGACACTCTGA
- the lptE gene encoding LPS assembly lipoprotein LptE, with translation MVRSGVSIAGRIGRLACVAGLALNLSACFRPLYGPTASGETVQALLASVQVDDVVMAQGQERLGHYLRSELVFDLDGSGQPSAKRYRLKLSGSEIVQTPIVSSTTGRAEAGTLVANIKYSLEDMSGTKVYTEGVATSTATYDRSVQRFASQRAARDAEIRLAGVLSDQIKSRLAAVLSTKP, from the coding sequence ATGGTGAGGTCTGGGGTATCGATCGCGGGTCGGATCGGCCGTCTCGCCTGCGTGGCCGGCCTGGCGCTGAACCTCTCGGCCTGCTTTCGCCCACTCTACGGGCCGACGGCTTCCGGCGAGACCGTCCAGGCGCTGCTCGCCTCCGTGCAGGTCGACGACGTGGTGATGGCCCAGGGCCAGGAGCGGCTCGGGCATTACCTGCGCAGCGAGCTGGTCTTCGACCTCGACGGGTCGGGCCAGCCCTCGGCCAAGCGCTACCGGCTGAAGCTCTCGGGCTCGGAGATCGTCCAGACCCCGATCGTCTCCTCGACCACGGGCCGCGCCGAGGCCGGCACCCTGGTGGCCAACATCAAGTACAGCCTCGAGGACATGTCCGGCACCAAGGTCTACACCGAGGGCGTGGCGACCTCGACCGCGACCTACGACCGGTCGGTCCAGCGCTTCGCCAGCCAGCGGGCGGCGCGCGACGCCGAGATCCGCCTCGCCGGCGTGCTCTCCGACCAGATCAAGAGCCGCCTCGCGGCCGTGCTCTCGACCAAGCCGTAA
- a CDS encoding ParA family protein: MSEAILGESADRSMDSSMRRPLRVLALANQKGGVGKTTTAINLGTALAAIGEDVLVIDLDPQGNASTGLGIDRAKRRVSTYEVMAGEASLAQAVVPTAVPRLSIAPSTMDLLGLELELATLPDRAHRLRSMLKSLTQAPSLSKISYVLIDCPPSLNLLTINALAAADAVLVPLQCEFFALEGLSQLLRTVEQVRGALNPKLTIQGIVLTMFDPRNNLSAQVVADVRGFMGDKVYETVIPRNVRISEAPSHGKPALLYDLKCAGSQAYLRLASEVIQREGRVPAAA; encoded by the coding sequence ATGAGCGAAGCGATCCTCGGCGAGTCCGCCGACCGGTCCATGGATTCATCCATGCGACGCCCTCTGCGCGTTCTGGCGCTCGCCAACCAGAAGGGCGGCGTCGGCAAGACCACCACGGCGATCAACCTCGGCACCGCGCTGGCGGCGATCGGCGAGGACGTGCTGGTGATCGATCTCGATCCCCAGGGCAACGCCTCCACGGGGCTCGGGATCGACCGCGCCAAGCGGCGGGTCTCGACCTACGAGGTGATGGCCGGCGAGGCCTCGCTGGCGCAGGCGGTGGTGCCGACCGCCGTGCCGCGGCTGTCGATCGCGCCCTCGACCATGGATCTCCTGGGGCTGGAGCTGGAACTGGCCACCCTGCCCGACCGGGCGCACCGGCTGCGCTCGATGCTCAAGAGCCTGACCCAGGCGCCGAGCCTGTCGAAGATCAGCTACGTGCTGATCGATTGCCCGCCCTCGCTCAACCTGCTGACCATCAACGCGCTGGCGGCGGCCGACGCGGTGCTGGTGCCGCTGCAATGCGAGTTCTTCGCCCTGGAAGGCCTCAGCCAGCTGCTGCGGACGGTCGAGCAGGTGCGCGGCGCCCTCAACCCGAAGCTGACGATCCAGGGCATCGTTCTGACGATGTTCGACCCGCGCAACAACCTCTCCGCCCAGGTCGTGGCGGATGTGCGCGGCTTCATGGGCGACAAGGTCTACGAGACCGTGATCCCCCGGAACGTCCGCATCTCCGAAGCGCCCTCGCACGGCAAGCCGGCCCTGCTGTACGACCTGAAATGCGCCGGCAGCCAGGCCTATCTGCGCCTCGCCTCGGAGGTGATCCAGCGCGAGGGCCGGGTCCCGGCGGCGGCCTGA
- a CDS encoding TonB-dependent siderophore receptor has protein sequence MFTRSASLGLLLASTALVGPHMVGRAAAQPAAVQLNELSVEAAGPVVTGPAVSGAAGNVSGGDGGNSSATSGGGGGPSGITGYVARISPTATKTNTPLLETPQSVSVVTREQLNDRNVQSFSDALAYVPGATINVSGFDPRFDQVFIRGFDVLSNQGTYRDGLRQIGSGFIFPRIEPYGLEAVTVLRGPASGLYGLGSPGGILDATSKRPVFARFGEVWFQSGSFDRVQGNFDFGGPVEGSDGTMAYRLTGVRREAGTFIGRGTNDDQLNIAPAFTWKPSADTTFTFLSEFQVRNTPATVFYYNDPGFRVTKYYSGDPRFAGLDQTQYRVGYAFEHRFSDDLIFRQNFRHYGVFLSAKYTSIDSIDAARTLGARSTGYIREGLVQQTLDNQLEAHLVTGPVSHTLVAGVDYAHYGLSNRFGGGPAPDLNLITQNYGRQFIPTPTLASPTRQAQDQIGVYLQDQARFGDFILTLNGRHDWIFQDNRTTPVSAVTRQDDTAFTGRVGLGYVLAPGLVPYASYATTFTPQVGTDARGQAFKPASGDQIEAGVKYLIPGTNIQTAFAGFDIEQSSILRTDPTNIAFQAATGSVRSRGFEAEATANLAPGTNLTIAYTHLDFRFLSQTSFGGANQDGNRVSGIPSDTYASFLTYAFPTYSPLRGLTIGGGIRYIGTSFADDDNTVRNPTVTLYDALVAYDFAAIDPKYQGLRAQINAYNIFDRTYNTCAFGNCFRGAPATVIGSLIYRW, from the coding sequence ATGTTCACGCGTTCTGCCTCGCTCGGTCTGCTCCTCGCCTCCACGGCGCTCGTCGGGCCTCACATGGTCGGCCGGGCCGCGGCACAGCCCGCCGCTGTCCAGCTCAACGAGCTCTCTGTCGAGGCCGCCGGCCCAGTCGTGACCGGTCCGGCCGTCTCCGGGGCGGCCGGCAATGTCAGCGGCGGCGACGGCGGCAACAGCTCGGCCACCAGCGGGGGCGGGGGCGGCCCCTCCGGCATCACCGGATACGTCGCCCGTATCAGCCCCACCGCCACCAAGACCAACACGCCGCTGCTCGAGACCCCGCAATCCGTCTCGGTGGTCACCCGCGAGCAGCTCAACGACCGCAACGTCCAGAGCTTCAGCGACGCCCTCGCCTACGTGCCGGGCGCCACCATCAACGTCTCGGGCTTCGATCCCCGCTTCGATCAGGTCTTCATCCGCGGCTTCGACGTGCTCTCCAACCAGGGCACCTACCGGGACGGCCTGCGCCAGATCGGCAGCGGCTTCATCTTCCCGCGCATCGAGCCCTACGGGCTGGAGGCCGTGACGGTCCTGCGCGGGCCGGCCTCGGGCCTCTACGGCCTCGGCTCACCGGGCGGCATCCTCGACGCGACCTCGAAGCGCCCGGTCTTCGCCCGCTTCGGCGAGGTCTGGTTCCAGTCTGGCAGCTTCGACCGCGTCCAGGGCAATTTCGACTTCGGCGGCCCGGTGGAGGGCTCGGACGGCACCATGGCCTACCGGCTGACCGGCGTGCGCCGGGAAGCCGGCACTTTCATCGGCCGCGGCACCAACGATGACCAGCTCAACATCGCCCCGGCCTTCACGTGGAAGCCCTCGGCCGACACCACCTTCACCTTCCTGAGCGAGTTCCAGGTCCGGAACACGCCGGCCACCGTGTTCTACTACAACGATCCCGGCTTCCGGGTGACCAAGTATTACAGCGGCGACCCGCGCTTCGCCGGGCTCGACCAGACGCAGTACCGGGTCGGTTACGCCTTCGAACACCGGTTCTCGGACGACCTGATCTTCCGCCAGAACTTCCGGCACTACGGGGTCTTCCTCAGCGCCAAGTACACCAGCATCGATTCCATCGACGCGGCGCGCACGCTGGGCGCCCGCTCGACCGGCTATATCCGGGAGGGGCTGGTGCAGCAGACGCTGGACAACCAGCTCGAGGCACACCTCGTCACCGGCCCGGTCTCCCACACCCTGGTGGCGGGCGTGGACTACGCCCATTACGGCCTGAGCAACCGCTTCGGCGGCGGCCCCGCACCCGACCTCAATCTCATCACCCAGAATTACGGCCGGCAATTCATCCCGACGCCGACCCTGGCGAGCCCGACGCGGCAGGCCCAGGACCAGATCGGCGTCTACCTGCAGGATCAGGCCCGGTTCGGCGACTTCATCCTGACGCTGAACGGGCGCCACGACTGGATCTTCCAGGACAACCGCACCACGCCGGTCAGCGCGGTCACCCGCCAGGACGACACCGCCTTCACCGGCCGCGTCGGCCTCGGCTACGTGCTGGCGCCCGGTCTCGTGCCCTACGCGAGCTACGCCACGACCTTCACGCCCCAGGTCGGCACGGATGCCCGCGGCCAGGCCTTCAAGCCGGCGAGCGGCGACCAGATCGAGGCCGGCGTGAAGTACCTGATCCCCGGCACCAACATCCAGACCGCGTTCGCGGGCTTCGACATCGAGCAGTCGAGCATCCTGCGCACCGATCCGACCAACATCGCCTTCCAGGCCGCGACCGGCTCGGTACGCTCCCGCGGCTTCGAGGCCGAGGCGACCGCCAACCTCGCGCCGGGCACGAACCTGACCATCGCCTACACGCACCTCGATTTCCGCTTCCTGAGCCAGACCTCGTTCGGGGGCGCCAACCAGGACGGGAACCGCGTCTCCGGCATTCCGAGCGACACCTACGCGTCGTTCCTCACCTACGCGTTTCCGACCTATTCGCCCCTGCGGGGCCTGACGATCGGCGGCGGCATCCGCTACATCGGCACCAGCTTCGCCGACGACGACAACACGGTGCGCAACCCCACCGTGACGCTCTACGATGCGCTGGTCGCGTACGATTTCGCCGCGATCGACCCGAAGTACCAAGGCCTGCGCGCGCAGATCAACGCCTACAACATCTTCGACCGGACCTATAACACCTGCGCGTTCGGGAACTGCTTCCGGGGCGCGCCGGCCACCGTCATCGGCAGCCTGATCTACCGCTGGTGA
- a CDS encoding phosphatase PAP2 family protein: MLRTPPRLAPCVLAALLAALLAAAGPAPAEDMPRPAPPGVAPSLGSDTLKPGKPAAKPYLADTALPDALKILPAPPAHDAPLDKADRAAFTSTRALKGSPRWEIASNDVAEGAAAVLENFACVLGTRIDQTQVPAVINLLERARLDLARATRGPKVHYRRLRPFVGNEAPICVQRSQALADSFSYPSGHATQGWAYALILAALVPEKATPILVRGRAYGESRIVCGVHWLSDVAAGRLTGTAVFAALMGDPAFRADLDKARTELRAALAGAGTAPDQATCTREADALREPPLEF, encoded by the coding sequence ATGCTGCGCACCCCGCCCCGTCTCGCTCCGTGCGTCCTCGCCGCTCTCCTCGCCGCTCTCCTGGCCGCGGCGGGCCCGGCACCGGCCGAGGACATGCCCCGCCCTGCCCCGCCGGGCGTGGCGCCGTCGCTCGGCTCCGACACGCTCAAGCCCGGCAAGCCGGCGGCGAAACCCTATCTCGCCGACACGGCGCTGCCCGACGCCCTCAAGATCCTGCCGGCGCCGCCGGCCCACGACGCGCCCCTCGACAAGGCCGACCGGGCGGCCTTCACCAGCACCCGCGCCCTCAAGGGCAGCCCGCGCTGGGAGATCGCCAGCAACGACGTCGCCGAGGGCGCCGCCGCGGTGCTGGAGAATTTCGCCTGCGTGCTCGGCACCCGGATCGACCAGACCCAGGTGCCGGCGGTGATCAACCTGCTGGAGCGGGCCCGCCTCGACCTCGCCCGGGCGACCCGCGGTCCCAAGGTGCATTACCGCCGGCTGCGGCCCTTCGTGGGCAACGAGGCCCCGATCTGCGTCCAGCGCAGCCAGGCGCTGGCCGACAGCTTCAGCTATCCCTCCGGCCACGCGACGCAGGGCTGGGCCTACGCGCTGATCCTGGCGGCGCTGGTGCCCGAGAAGGCGACCCCGATCCTGGTCCGCGGCCGGGCCTATGGCGAGAGCCGGATCGTCTGCGGCGTCCACTGGCTCAGCGACGTGGCCGCGGGGCGCCTCACCGGCACCGCGGTCTTCGCCGCCCTGATGGGCGACCCGGCCTTCCGGGCCGACCTCGACAAGGCCCGGACCGAGCTGCGCGCCGCCCTCGCCGGGGCCGGGACCGCGCCCGATCAGGCGACCTGCACCCGGGAGGCCGATGCCCTGCGGGAGCCGCCGCTGGAATTCTGA
- the rsmG gene encoding 16S rRNA (guanine(527)-N(7))-methyltransferase RsmG, producing MSDQDRARVLAGSRVSRETAERLDLYVAQLRRWQPIKNLVGPATLAEVWRRHIDDALQLLDLAPEARTWLDLGSGAGIPGLILAIAGAERGIEVSLVESNARKCAFLTETARLTGAPVRVRNARIESVIEDYAGTEIVCARALAPLAQLLAWTEPLLKTGTTGLFPKGRDVQAELTQAAAQWRVVNDLVPSRTDSDARIVRVTALAAPSHR from the coding sequence ATGAGTGATCAAGACCGCGCGCGCGTCCTCGCCGGCTCCCGTGTTTCACGTGAAACAGCCGAGCGGCTCGACCTCTACGTCGCGCAGCTCCGCCGCTGGCAGCCGATCAAGAACCTCGTCGGCCCCGCCACCCTGGCGGAGGTCTGGCGCCGGCATATCGACGATGCGCTGCAGCTCCTCGATCTCGCACCGGAGGCCCGGACCTGGCTCGATCTCGGCTCCGGGGCCGGCATCCCGGGGCTGATCCTGGCCATCGCCGGGGCCGAGCGCGGCATCGAGGTCAGCCTCGTCGAGAGCAACGCGCGCAAATGCGCCTTCCTCACCGAGACCGCCCGTCTCACCGGCGCACCCGTCCGGGTGCGCAACGCCCGGATCGAGTCGGTGATCGAGGATTATGCGGGCACCGAGATCGTCTGCGCCCGGGCCCTGGCGCCCCTGGCACAGCTCCTCGCCTGGACGGAGCCGCTGTTGAAAACGGGCACCACCGGTCTGTTTCCGAAGGGCCGGGATGTACAAGCCGAATTGACCCAGGCCGCCGCGCAGTGGAGAGTCGTTAACGACCTCGTGCCGAGCCGGACCGATTCCGATGCCCGGATCGTGCGCGTCACTGCCCTCGCCGCCCCGAGCCACCGATGA